In Anaerolineales bacterium, a single window of DNA contains:
- a CDS encoding pterin-binding protein gives MVNNMQTLLKSKTRQVKISTDGPVTIIGESINPTRRKKLTAALLSGEMDYIYELAKTQLDTGADVLDINVGAPGVDEIDVLPRVAVAVAEQFDVPLCLDSSNREALAAALKVVPGKPLVNSVNGEEANLNTLLPIIKEYGAAVIGLTMDEDGIPTDPDVRRRIAGKILERAARLGIPVEDVLIDPLVLTVGADQNAGKVTLKTIEVIRRDFGVNINLGASNVSFGLPDRHTVNQAFLALGAGMGASCVITNPEKLTPIIRASDLLLGRDPFAGRFIKDFRKRQALGLVADGAPPKS, from the coding sequence ATGGTGAACAATATGCAAACACTCTTAAAAAGCAAGACCAGGCAGGTCAAAATATCCACCGATGGACCAGTGACCATCATTGGTGAAAGCATTAATCCCACTCGCCGCAAGAAACTGACTGCTGCATTGCTCTCAGGGGAAATGGATTATATTTATGAGCTGGCAAAAACCCAGCTCGATACAGGTGCAGACGTGCTGGATATCAATGTTGGTGCGCCGGGTGTGGATGAGATTGATGTGCTGCCCCGGGTAGCTGTGGCGGTTGCTGAGCAGTTTGATGTTCCCTTGTGCCTCGATTCTTCTAATCGAGAAGCGCTGGCGGCTGCCCTCAAGGTGGTGCCAGGGAAGCCTCTGGTCAATTCAGTAAATGGCGAGGAAGCCAACCTGAATACCTTGCTGCCGATCATCAAGGAATACGGTGCAGCAGTAATTGGCTTGACAATGGACGAAGATGGCATCCCAACCGACCCCGACGTGCGGAGAAGGATCGCTGGCAAGATCCTGGAACGGGCTGCCAGGCTGGGCATCCCGGTAGAGGACGTGCTAATTGACCCGCTGGTACTGACCGTGGGTGCTGACCAGAATGCAGGCAAGGTAACGCTTAAGACTATCGAGGTAATTCGCAGAGATTTTGGCGTCAACATCAACCTGGGTGCCAGTAATGTGTCTTTTGGCCTTCCCGACCGGCACACGGTCAATCAGGCTTTCCTGGCATTGGGCGCGGGGATGGGCGCCAGTTGTGTTATCACCAACCCCGAGAAATTAACCCCCATCATCCGCGCTTCCGACCTGCTTCTGGGGCGAGATCCATTCGCCGGGCGGTTCATTAAAGACTTTCGCAAGCGGCAGGCATTGGGCTTGGTAGCCGATGGAGCTCCACCTAAATCTTGA